A stretch of Arthrobacter sp. NEB 688 DNA encodes these proteins:
- a CDS encoding low molecular weight phosphatase family protein, with translation MTNSGTVLVVCTGNVCRSPYLERRLRQELVGTGITVSGAGTRALTGRGMDPGTRERLLAVGADVDGFAARDLTPQLMREADLVVTAAREHRAAATRLFPGALRRTITLRDLADLLDGVAPADLLQPPPADGASWVRHVADRALLRRGTVPARQDGVDVHDPIGEGAEGFALMARQIDDALGPVVAALRAGGTAPRTP, from the coding sequence GTGACGAACAGTGGGACCGTGCTCGTGGTGTGCACCGGCAACGTGTGCCGGTCGCCCTACCTGGAGCGGCGGCTGCGCCAGGAGCTGGTCGGCACCGGCATCACCGTCTCGGGGGCCGGCACCCGGGCGCTGACGGGGCGGGGCATGGATCCCGGCACGCGCGAGCGGCTGCTCGCCGTCGGGGCGGACGTCGACGGCTTCGCCGCCCGGGACCTGACGCCTCAGCTGATGCGGGAGGCGGACCTGGTCGTCACCGCCGCGCGCGAGCACCGTGCCGCCGCCACCCGGCTCTTCCCCGGGGCCCTGCGCCGGACGATCACGCTCCGCGACCTCGCCGACCTGCTCGACGGGGTGGCCCCCGCGGACCTGCTCCAGCCACCCCCTGCCGACGGCGCCTCGTGGGTGCGGCACGTCGCCGACCGCGCCCTGCTGCGGCGGGGCACGGTGCCGGCGCGGCAGGACGGCGTCGACGTGCACGACCCCATCGGTGAGGGCGCCGAGGGCTTCGCCCTCATGGCCCGGCAGATCGACGACGCGCTCGGCCCGGTGGTCGCGGCGCTGCGTGCCGGTGGCACGGCGCCCCGCACGCCCTGA
- a CDS encoding nucleoside-diphosphate sugar epimerase/dehydratase, whose translation MDAFVWAAALTVATSLRLDFGIPTEYYRGLVLATAVALCVQVAIGWVWGPYAVRHELGSFEEVGELARATALTGIVLATAVVGLDAIDLPRSVPVTATVLALGGMFAARFVVRARATRRVYVGRDSRRAVVFGAGGGGRMLVRSLVSDPDSGIRPVALLDDDHTKQRLTIAGVKVRGRREDLTEVARRMDADTLVIAVPTAPADLVRELSTAATAAGLSVLVLPAVREIFGGRPTASDLRDLDVADLLGRQPIELDMAAISEQLSGRRVLVTGAGGSIGSELCRQIARFFPGQLFMLDHDESGLHATQMSIEGHALLDSDSLVLCDIRDADSLRAVFERTRPDVVFHAAALKHLTMLERHPSEALKTNVVGTRNVLDAARRVGVSTFVNISTDKAANPQCVLGWSKRVAERLTAAADAEEPEARYISVRFGNVLGSRGSVVIAFTEQIRSGRPVTITHPDVERYFMLIPEACQLVLQAASIGDGGEVMVLDMGTPVKITDMARTMIHMSGRTDVEIVYTGLRPGEKLSEELFTPGEEIRSSSHPLITAVRVPGLDRDGLDAPASHDVRAWLIAYSGAHSVTTQP comes from the coding sequence GTGGACGCGTTCGTGTGGGCGGCCGCCCTCACGGTCGCGACGTCGCTCCGGCTCGACTTCGGCATTCCGACCGAGTACTACCGGGGCCTCGTCCTGGCCACGGCGGTCGCCCTGTGCGTCCAGGTCGCCATCGGGTGGGTCTGGGGACCCTACGCCGTCCGCCACGAGCTCGGCTCCTTCGAGGAGGTGGGTGAGCTCGCGCGGGCCACCGCCCTCACGGGGATCGTGCTCGCGACGGCGGTCGTCGGGCTGGACGCGATCGACCTTCCCCGCAGCGTGCCGGTCACCGCGACCGTGCTGGCTCTCGGGGGGATGTTCGCCGCGCGCTTCGTCGTCCGGGCACGCGCCACCCGTCGTGTCTACGTGGGCCGGGACAGCCGCCGGGCCGTCGTCTTCGGCGCCGGCGGCGGCGGCCGGATGCTCGTCCGCAGCCTCGTCAGCGACCCGGACAGCGGCATCCGCCCGGTCGCCCTCCTCGACGACGACCACACGAAACAGCGGCTCACGATCGCGGGGGTGAAGGTCCGGGGCCGCCGCGAGGACCTGACCGAGGTCGCACGCCGCATGGATGCCGACACGCTCGTCATCGCCGTCCCGACGGCTCCCGCCGACCTGGTCCGCGAGCTCTCGACGGCCGCCACGGCCGCCGGGCTGAGCGTCCTGGTCCTCCCGGCTGTGCGTGAGATCTTCGGCGGTCGGCCCACGGCGTCGGACCTGCGTGACCTCGACGTCGCCGACCTCCTCGGACGCCAGCCGATCGAGCTCGACATGGCCGCCATCTCCGAGCAGCTCTCCGGCCGCCGGGTTCTCGTGACGGGTGCGGGCGGGTCGATCGGGTCGGAGCTGTGCCGGCAGATCGCCCGCTTCTTCCCCGGCCAGCTGTTCATGCTCGACCACGACGAGTCGGGACTGCACGCCACCCAGATGTCGATCGAGGGGCATGCCCTCCTCGACTCCGACTCCCTCGTCCTGTGCGACATCCGGGACGCCGACAGCCTGCGCGCGGTCTTCGAGCGGACCCGCCCCGACGTCGTGTTCCACGCTGCGGCGCTCAAGCACCTGACGATGCTCGAGCGGCACCCGTCGGAGGCGCTGAAGACGAACGTCGTCGGGACGCGCAACGTCCTCGACGCTGCGCGCCGGGTCGGCGTGAGCACGTTCGTCAACATCTCCACCGACAAGGCGGCCAACCCGCAGTGCGTGCTCGGCTGGTCGAAGCGGGTCGCCGAGCGCCTGACCGCCGCCGCCGACGCCGAGGAGCCCGAGGCGCGGTACATCAGCGTCCGGTTCGGCAACGTCCTCGGGTCGCGGGGCTCGGTGGTCATCGCGTTCACCGAGCAGATCCGGTCCGGGCGTCCGGTGACCATCACCCACCCGGACGTCGAGCGCTACTTCATGCTCATCCCCGAGGCCTGCCAGCTGGTCCTCCAGGCGGCGAGCATCGGCGACGGCGGCGAGGTCATGGTGCTCGACATGGGGACTCCCGTGAAGATCACGGACATGGCGCGCACGATGATCCACATGTCGGGTCGCACCGACGTCGAGATCGTGTACACCGGGCTGCGCCCGGGCGAGAAGCTCTCCGAGGAGCTCTTCACCCCCGGCGAGGAGATCCGCTCCTCCTCCCACCCACTCATCACGGCCGTCCGCGTCCCCGGGCTCGATCGGGACGGTCTGGACGCACCCGCGTCGCACGACGTGCGCGCGTGGCTCATCGCGTACTCGGGCGCCCACTCCGTGACCACCCAGCCCTGA
- a CDS encoding SDR family NAD(P)-dependent oxidoreductase, which translates to MTDLASTAAGATVTITGGTGSFGSTMVNHLLERGVARVNVLSRDEAKQDDMRQRLGDARVKFFVGDVRDYESVNNAVTGADFVFHAAALKQVPSCEFFPDQAVKTNVLGSQNVIQASHRAGVRSVVCLSTDKAVYPVNAMGMSKALMEKTAQAFARNHPESSTTVSVTRYGNVLYSRGSVIPLFVKLLRAGKPLTLTAPSMTRFLMSLQESVDLVEHAFLHANPGDLFVKKAPACTVETLARATARVLGYGEPDIQVIGVRHGEKMYETLLTREEMSRSEDQGDYFRISLDARALDYGIYEDRGEPGSGVVEEYDSTTTEQMGVDETEALLLTLPEIRALLEESRA; encoded by the coding sequence ATGACTGACCTTGCCTCCACCGCCGCCGGAGCGACCGTGACCATCACCGGAGGGACGGGCTCGTTCGGCTCGACGATGGTGAACCACCTGCTCGAGCGGGGCGTGGCACGCGTCAACGTCCTCAGCCGCGACGAGGCCAAGCAGGACGACATGCGCCAGCGCCTGGGCGACGCCCGCGTCAAGTTCTTCGTCGGTGACGTCCGTGACTACGAGAGCGTCAACAACGCGGTCACGGGAGCAGACTTCGTCTTCCACGCCGCGGCCCTCAAGCAGGTCCCCTCGTGCGAGTTCTTCCCGGACCAGGCCGTCAAGACCAACGTGCTCGGCAGCCAGAACGTCATCCAGGCGTCGCACCGGGCGGGCGTGCGTTCGGTCGTCTGCCTGAGCACGGACAAGGCCGTCTACCCCGTCAACGCGATGGGGATGTCCAAGGCGCTGATGGAGAAGACCGCCCAGGCGTTCGCCCGCAACCACCCCGAGTCCTCCACCACCGTCTCGGTCACCCGCTACGGCAACGTCCTCTACTCGCGGGGGTCGGTGATCCCGCTCTTCGTCAAGCTGCTCCGGGCCGGCAAGCCGCTCACCCTCACCGCGCCCTCTATGACGCGCTTCCTCATGTCCCTGCAGGAGTCGGTCGACCTCGTCGAGCACGCCTTCCTCCACGCCAACCCCGGCGACCTCTTCGTCAAGAAGGCGCCGGCGTGCACCGTCGAGACCCTCGCCCGCGCCACCGCGCGTGTCCTCGGCTACGGCGAGCCGGACATCCAGGTCATCGGCGTGCGTCACGGGGAGAAGATGTACGAGACGCTCCTGACCCGCGAGGAGATGTCGCGCTCGGAGGACCAGGGCGACTACTTCCGCATCTCGCTCGATGCGCGCGCCCTCGACTACGGCATCTACGAGGACCGCGGCGAGCCGGGCAGCGGCGTCGTCGAGGAGTACGACTCGACGACCACCGAGCAGATGGGCGTGGACGAGACCGAGGCTCTCCTGCTCACCCTGCCGGAGATCCGGGCGCTCCTCGAGGAGTCGCGCGCGTGA
- a CDS encoding NAD-dependent epimerase/dehydratase family protein, with amino-acid sequence MKVVLTGAAGFLGWHTRVRAHAQGVHEVVAVSRDTWSELPCLVADADAVIHVAGVNRGTDEEVEQGNIDLARDVVAAVRAADRPVRVVYANSIQDGNGTPYGTGKATAASTLTSLRADGHTVVDVRLPNIFGEHGRPRYNSFVATFVHAVAAGESPEVTDRPVELLHVQDAAQAMLDGLTTDADRLDPRGTQVGVADVLALLHEFEASYSTGEFPDLSTAFRISLFNTYRAALFPQRYPLPLIPHADARGTFVETVRSRGGEGQSSISTTVPGITRGEHYHLSKIERFAVVQGSATIALRRMFHDEVVEFAVSGDAPCAVDMPTGWAHNITNTGDDVLLTQFWSHELFRPDAPDTFPHPVTQENDA; translated from the coding sequence GTGAAGGTCGTCCTGACCGGCGCAGCCGGCTTCCTCGGCTGGCACACCCGCGTGCGTGCGCACGCCCAGGGCGTGCACGAGGTCGTGGCGGTCTCCCGGGACACCTGGTCGGAGCTCCCTTGCCTCGTGGCCGACGCCGATGCCGTCATCCACGTCGCCGGGGTCAACCGCGGGACCGACGAGGAGGTCGAGCAGGGCAACATCGACCTCGCGCGCGACGTCGTCGCAGCGGTGCGCGCCGCCGACCGTCCCGTGCGTGTCGTGTACGCCAACTCCATCCAGGACGGGAACGGCACCCCGTACGGCACCGGCAAGGCGACGGCGGCCTCCACCCTGACGTCGCTGAGGGCCGACGGGCACACCGTCGTCGACGTCCGCCTCCCCAACATCTTCGGCGAGCACGGCCGGCCCCGGTACAACAGCTTCGTCGCGACCTTCGTCCACGCGGTCGCTGCCGGCGAGTCCCCCGAGGTCACCGACCGACCGGTCGAGCTGCTCCACGTCCAGGACGCCGCACAGGCGATGCTGGACGGCCTCACGACGGACGCAGACCGGCTGGACCCCCGCGGGACGCAGGTCGGGGTGGCCGATGTCCTCGCCCTCCTCCACGAGTTCGAGGCGAGCTACTCGACCGGCGAGTTCCCGGACCTGTCCACTGCCTTCCGGATCTCGCTGTTCAACACCTACCGTGCGGCGCTCTTCCCCCAGCGCTACCCGCTGCCCCTGATCCCCCACGCGGATGCCCGGGGCACCTTCGTCGAGACGGTGCGCAGCCGCGGCGGCGAGGGCCAGTCGAGCATCTCGACCACGGTTCCGGGCATCACCCGCGGCGAGCACTACCACCTGTCCAAGATCGAGCGCTTCGCCGTCGTCCAGGGCAGCGCGACCATCGCCCTGCGCCGGATGTTCCACGACGAGGTCGTGGAGTTCGCCGTCTCGGGCGACGCCCCGTGCGCGGTCGACATGCCGACCGGCTGGGCGCACAACATCACGAACACCGGGGATGATGTGCTCCTCACCCAGTTCTGGTCGCACGAGCTCTTCCGCCCGGACGCGCCCGACACCTTCCCCCACCCCGTCACGCAGGAGAACGACGCCTGA
- the wecB gene encoding UDP-N-acetylglucosamine 2-epimerase (non-hydrolyzing) → MLKVMTVVGTRPELIRLSRVIARLDATVEHVLVHTGQNYDYSLNEVFFRDLGIREPDHMLGVDTSSLGAVLGGTLVAAERVMLEERPDAVVVLGDTNSCIAAVMAKRLRIPVYHMEAGNRCFDENVPEETNRRLVDHVADFNLVYTEHARRNLLAEGLHPRRIIKTGSPMREVLDAYRDQVLASDVLTRLGLEEGGYFLVSAHREENVDSPERLRALLDCLVAVRERFGLPVFVSTHPRTRKRLEALPEWSEPEGVTFSDPLGFHDYNHLQLKAACCLSDSGTIAEESTLLGFPAVTLRDSIERPEALDTGGILMTGLDAHDVVEAVAVAMASGHTRDGVGHLTPDDYLIDNTSERTVNFILSTARRHHAWAGIRR, encoded by the coding sequence ATGCTCAAGGTCATGACCGTCGTCGGCACGCGACCCGAGCTCATCCGGCTCTCGAGGGTGATCGCACGGCTCGACGCCACCGTGGAGCACGTGCTCGTGCACACGGGGCAGAACTACGACTACTCGCTGAACGAGGTGTTCTTCCGCGACCTCGGCATCCGCGAGCCGGACCACATGCTCGGCGTCGACACCTCGTCCCTCGGCGCGGTCCTCGGTGGCACGCTCGTGGCGGCGGAGAGGGTGATGCTCGAGGAGCGTCCCGATGCCGTGGTCGTCCTCGGCGACACCAACTCGTGCATCGCCGCCGTCATGGCCAAGCGCCTGCGAATCCCCGTGTACCACATGGAAGCCGGCAACCGGTGCTTCGACGAGAACGTGCCCGAGGAGACCAACCGCCGGCTCGTCGACCACGTCGCCGACTTCAACCTCGTCTACACCGAGCACGCCCGGCGCAACCTGCTCGCCGAGGGCCTGCACCCCCGTCGCATCATCAAGACGGGGTCGCCCATGCGCGAGGTGCTCGACGCCTACCGCGACCAGGTCCTCGCCTCCGACGTGCTGACACGCCTCGGCCTGGAGGAGGGCGGCTACTTCCTCGTGAGCGCGCACCGCGAGGAGAACGTCGACTCCCCCGAGCGGCTGCGAGCCCTCCTCGACTGCCTCGTCGCCGTCCGCGAGCGCTTCGGGCTGCCGGTCTTCGTCTCGACCCACCCGCGCACGCGCAAGCGGCTGGAGGCGCTCCCCGAGTGGTCGGAGCCGGAGGGCGTCACGTTCAGCGACCCGCTGGGCTTCCACGACTACAACCACCTCCAGCTCAAGGCCGCCTGCTGCCTGTCCGACAGCGGGACGATCGCCGAGGAGTCGACGCTGCTCGGCTTCCCGGCCGTCACCCTGCGCGACTCGATCGAGCGCCCCGAGGCCCTCGACACGGGCGGCATCCTCATGACCGGCCTCGACGCGCACGACGTGGTCGAGGCGGTCGCCGTGGCGATGGCCTCCGGGCACACCCGCGACGGGGTCGGGCACCTGACCCCCGACGACTACCTCATCGACAACACGAGCGAGCGCACGGTCAACTTCATCCTGTCGACGGCCCGGCGCCACCACGCCTGGGCCGGCATCCGTCGATGA
- a CDS encoding glycosyltransferase, producing the protein MLRAFPRGVRSKLVALPRTELQNLRRLWRSDVLVVHTALSLSLVAIVAARLLKRPVVAFVWDIYPASTRIAGNIRNPVLLRMYDVMERAATRSATRLLVPSEDYLPFLPRAARSRALLYPLWPTGPMTGETSVRDWPVPVLSVAFAGQINGIRGLDGAVRQTLESAPEGVGVQLHIYSKDPTPDVLEQMAESDRRLSVVHHGFMGARELETELTTHHLGLVTLDPAFDLPAFPSKIAAYLSAGLPVLYVGRRMPALERVLTEAGIGGVASSGGLTIASLAQLFERYPVARRAHLRALDEQWSHVDRLL; encoded by the coding sequence GTGCTGCGAGCCTTCCCTCGAGGGGTCCGCTCGAAGCTCGTCGCGCTACCGCGCACGGAGCTGCAGAACCTTCGCCGGCTCTGGCGGTCGGACGTCCTGGTCGTCCACACCGCGCTCTCGCTGTCCCTCGTCGCGATCGTCGCAGCCCGCCTCCTCAAGCGGCCGGTGGTCGCCTTCGTGTGGGACATCTACCCCGCATCCACCCGCATCGCGGGCAACATCCGCAACCCGGTGCTGCTGCGGATGTACGACGTCATGGAACGCGCGGCGACGCGCTCGGCGACTCGTCTTCTCGTCCCGTCGGAGGACTACCTGCCCTTCCTCCCCCGAGCTGCGCGGTCCCGAGCCCTCCTCTACCCGCTCTGGCCCACCGGGCCGATGACGGGCGAGACGTCCGTGCGGGACTGGCCGGTCCCCGTGCTGTCGGTCGCGTTCGCAGGACAGATCAACGGCATCCGCGGCCTGGACGGGGCGGTGCGCCAGACGCTCGAGTCGGCGCCCGAGGGCGTCGGGGTGCAGCTGCACATCTACTCGAAGGACCCGACCCCGGACGTCCTCGAGCAGATGGCCGAGAGTGATCGTCGACTGTCGGTGGTGCACCACGGGTTCATGGGGGCACGAGAGCTCGAGACGGAGCTGACCACGCACCACCTGGGCCTGGTCACCCTCGACCCGGCGTTCGACCTGCCCGCCTTCCCGTCCAAGATCGCCGCCTACCTGAGCGCCGGGCTGCCGGTGCTCTACGTCGGGCGGCGCATGCCGGCCCTCGAGCGTGTCCTGACCGAGGCCGGGATCGGCGGCGTCGCGTCCAGCGGAGGACTGACGATCGCGTCGCTCGCGCAGCTCTTCGAGCGCTACCCGGTCGCGCGTCGGGCCCATCTGCGGGCCTTGGACGAGCAGTGGAGCCACGTTGATCGTCTTCTATAA
- a CDS encoding aminotransferase class I/II-fold pyridoxal phosphate-dependent enzyme: protein MTEVEESLVVEALRSGWVAPLGPFVDRFESEVAARVGVRSAVALSSGTAALHLALLHAGASPGRVVVLPSMTFAATANAVLYTGAEPVFVDSRRDDANVDPALLLETVARLLRDGRDVAAVVTVDLFGRAADHDVIDPGLADLGVPHVEDAAEALGAGLRGRAAGSFGQSAALSFNGNKIMTTSGGGMLLSDDPGLVERARYLATQARQPAPWYEHTEAGYNYRMSNLLAALGVGQLSRLDEMIARRRTIRDRYVEAFADLPGVSVLGRDAARSDDEDNCWLTCVVLDPEATRATADSVVAHLGAADVEARHLWKPMHLQPMYRDAQMADTGTCADLFARGVTLPSGSALADDDIERVVEVFTEALAG, encoded by the coding sequence GTGACCGAGGTGGAGGAGTCGCTCGTCGTCGAGGCCCTCCGGTCCGGGTGGGTCGCTCCTCTCGGACCGTTCGTCGACCGCTTCGAGTCCGAGGTCGCCGCACGGGTCGGGGTCCGGTCCGCGGTCGCGCTGTCGTCGGGGACGGCCGCCCTCCACCTGGCCCTCCTGCACGCCGGCGCCAGCCCCGGCCGCGTCGTCGTCCTGCCCTCGATGACGTTCGCCGCCACCGCGAACGCCGTGCTCTACACGGGGGCCGAGCCGGTCTTCGTCGACTCCCGTCGTGATGACGCGAACGTCGACCCCGCCCTGCTGCTCGAGACGGTGGCCCGGCTGCTCCGGGACGGGCGCGACGTCGCGGCCGTGGTGACCGTCGACCTCTTCGGTCGGGCCGCGGACCACGACGTCATCGACCCCGGCCTCGCGGACCTCGGCGTGCCGCACGTCGAGGACGCCGCCGAGGCGCTCGGCGCCGGGCTGCGTGGCCGGGCGGCCGGCTCGTTCGGTCAGTCCGCCGCGCTGTCCTTCAACGGCAACAAGATCATGACGACGTCCGGCGGCGGGATGCTGCTGTCGGACGACCCCGGACTCGTCGAGCGGGCGCGCTACCTGGCGACCCAGGCCCGTCAGCCGGCGCCGTGGTACGAGCACACCGAGGCCGGATACAACTACCGGATGTCCAACCTCCTCGCCGCCCTCGGCGTCGGCCAGCTCTCCCGCCTGGACGAGATGATCGCGCGCCGACGCACCATCCGGGACCGGTACGTCGAGGCCTTCGCCGACCTGCCCGGCGTGTCCGTCCTCGGCCGTGACGCCGCGCGCAGCGACGACGAGGACAACTGCTGGCTCACGTGCGTGGTGCTCGACCCGGAGGCCACGAGGGCCACGGCCGACTCCGTCGTCGCACACCTCGGGGCGGCCGACGTCGAGGCACGGCACCTGTGGAAGCCCATGCACCTGCAGCCGATGTACCGCGACGCGCAGATGGCCGACACGGGAACCTGCGCGGACCTGTTCGCCCGGGGCGTCACGCTGCCCAGCGGCTCCGCGCTCGCCGACGACGACATCGAGCGCGTGGTCGAGGTCTTCACGGAGGCGCTCGCCGGGTGA
- a CDS encoding sugar transferase, which produces MPDLAVGGLTTRQAAGKRAMDIVVGGVALVVTAPLSAAAIVVARRDTGESGVFAQERVGRHGRIVRVHKIRTMRSSTTVTTSVTTSGDPRITPWGRRFRAWKIDELPQLVDVLRGRMSLVGPRPDVMGWADRLTGADRLVLSVRPGITGPASLAFRHEEELLAAAEDPEAFNRDVIWPEKVRINREYVETWSLRGDVRYLALTALAVFRRDPGA; this is translated from the coding sequence GTGCCTGACCTCGCAGTGGGAGGCCTGACTACGCGGCAGGCTGCCGGCAAGCGCGCGATGGACATCGTGGTCGGCGGGGTCGCGCTCGTCGTCACCGCGCCCCTCTCGGCAGCGGCGATCGTGGTGGCCCGTCGTGACACGGGGGAGTCGGGCGTCTTCGCGCAAGAACGCGTGGGGCGGCACGGGCGGATCGTCCGGGTCCACAAGATCCGCACCATGCGGTCCTCCACCACGGTGACGACCTCGGTCACCACCAGCGGGGATCCCCGGATCACGCCGTGGGGGCGCCGTTTCCGTGCGTGGAAGATCGACGAGCTCCCGCAGCTCGTGGACGTCCTCCGGGGCCGGATGAGCCTGGTCGGCCCGAGGCCGGACGTGATGGGATGGGCGGACCGGCTGACGGGAGCGGACCGGCTGGTCCTGAGCGTCCGTCCGGGCATCACGGGACCGGCCTCCCTCGCCTTCCGCCACGAGGAGGAGCTGCTCGCGGCGGCCGAGGACCCCGAGGCCTTCAACCGCGACGTCATCTGGCCGGAGAAGGTGCGGATCAACCGGGAGTACGTCGAGACGTGGTCCCTCCGCGGCGACGTGCGCTACCTGGCCCTGACCGCCCTCGCCGTCTTCAGGCGGGACCCCGGGGCCTGA
- a CDS encoding sulfotransferase — protein sequence MSEYVIIVGAPRSGTNMLRDLLTSAPGLGTWDCDEVNLLWKHGNLDVPHDEIGIDRATPDLSAFMRRAFDRVGRRTRSEIVVEKTCAVSLRVPFTRALFPDARYIFIRRDGIDATASTMQRWNAPFELGYTLRKARYVPPLDLPRHAAALVRKRVTQRLRGEVRQDESDLRVGTWWGPRPHDHRRLQREHPLEELAFIQWQRCVEQAAAGLDGLPDDRLIEVVYEDFVTDPRAGTARLLDFLERPQLLADIDTGAVSARSVGKGRQRLGAEAVARLEKLGGETLAKYGRA from the coding sequence ATGAGCGAGTACGTCATCATCGTCGGGGCACCGAGGTCCGGGACGAACATGCTGCGGGACCTGCTCACCAGCGCCCCGGGGTTGGGAACCTGGGACTGCGACGAGGTCAACCTCCTCTGGAAGCACGGGAACCTGGACGTGCCCCACGACGAGATCGGCATCGACCGGGCGACACCCGACCTCTCGGCCTTCATGCGCAGGGCCTTCGACCGGGTCGGGCGCCGTACCCGGAGCGAGATCGTCGTCGAGAAGACGTGCGCGGTGTCCCTGCGCGTGCCCTTCACGCGGGCGCTGTTCCCGGATGCTCGGTACATCTTCATCCGTCGGGACGGCATCGATGCGACGGCCTCGACGATGCAACGCTGGAACGCACCGTTCGAGCTCGGGTACACCCTGCGCAAGGCCCGGTACGTCCCGCCGCTGGACCTTCCCCGGCACGCGGCCGCGCTCGTGCGCAAGCGGGTCACCCAGCGCCTGCGGGGCGAGGTGCGGCAGGACGAGAGCGACCTGCGGGTGGGGACGTGGTGGGGGCCGCGGCCGCACGACCACCGCCGGCTCCAACGTGAGCACCCGCTCGAGGAGCTCGCCTTCATCCAGTGGCAGCGCTGCGTCGAGCAGGCGGCCGCCGGGCTGGACGGGCTGCCGGACGACCGGCTCATCGAGGTCGTGTACGAGGACTTCGTGACGGACCCGCGGGCGGGGACCGCACGCCTGCTCGACTTCCTGGAGCGGCCGCAGCTGCTCGCGGACATCGACACCGGCGCGGTCTCGGCGAGGAGCGTCGGCAAGGGTCGCCAGCGCCTGGGTGCGGAGGCGGTGGCTCGGCTCGAGAAGCTCGGCGGTGAGACCTTGGCGAAGTACGGCCGTGCCTGA
- a CDS encoding glycosyltransferase family 4 protein, with protein sequence MATDWVSRGHEVEVVTARTTGTDGRGGRTVGGVRVSRVPVVAEGGPLPAQPANLVVFPLGVALRLLRGERPDVITCSTAPQVTLGVAVSLVARWRRAAFVYHCMDLHPEIGRLSGEFARPWVYRLLLRLDTATMRRASRVVVLSEDMRRAVEARDPRLADRTSVLNNFSLGDDDGQPSPLPEPASGRLRVVFTGNFGRFQGLADLVASVGRLPSHVDAELVLMGEGRARTEVDRAVSALPTDRQDRVLVLPPGPPSAARALMRSAHVGVVSLAPEVARYAYPSKTATYAEQGLPLLVVCEGDTELGSSTVTEGLGWAVEPGDVEGLASAMAQAFDELASGRHEARCRRVREHYERTFAKDRLLERWSGLLGEVAAARRVEQERTA encoded by the coding sequence ATGGCGACCGACTGGGTCTCCCGGGGCCACGAGGTCGAGGTCGTCACGGCCCGCACGACCGGTACGGACGGGCGGGGTGGTCGGACCGTCGGGGGCGTGCGCGTCTCGCGCGTCCCCGTCGTCGCGGAGGGGGGACCGCTGCCGGCGCAACCGGCGAACCTCGTGGTCTTCCCGCTCGGGGTGGCGCTGCGTCTGCTGCGCGGCGAGCGGCCGGACGTGATCACGTGCTCGACGGCGCCCCAGGTGACCCTCGGCGTCGCCGTCTCGCTGGTCGCCCGGTGGCGGCGGGCCGCGTTCGTCTACCACTGCATGGACCTCCACCCCGAGATCGGACGCCTGTCCGGTGAGTTCGCCCGACCGTGGGTCTACCGCCTGCTGCTGCGCCTCGACACCGCGACGATGCGTCGGGCCTCCCGGGTGGTCGTCCTCAGCGAGGACATGCGGCGAGCCGTCGAGGCGCGCGACCCGCGCCTCGCCGATCGGACCTCGGTGCTCAACAACTTCTCGCTGGGGGACGACGACGGTCAGCCCAGTCCGCTCCCCGAGCCGGCGAGCGGACGGCTGCGGGTCGTGTTCACCGGCAACTTCGGGCGCTTCCAGGGGCTGGCCGACCTGGTCGCCAGCGTGGGCCGCCTCCCGTCCCACGTCGACGCCGAGCTGGTGCTGATGGGGGAGGGGCGGGCCCGGACCGAGGTCGACCGCGCCGTCTCGGCGCTCCCGACCGACCGGCAGGACCGGGTGCTGGTCCTTCCGCCTGGGCCCCCGAGCGCTGCGCGCGCCCTCATGCGCAGCGCCCACGTGGGCGTGGTGTCCCTCGCTCCCGAGGTGGCGCGTTACGCCTACCCGAGCAAGACGGCGACGTACGCCGAGCAGGGACTCCCCCTGCTGGTCGTCTGCGAGGGCGACACCGAGCTGGGCTCGTCGACCGTGACCGAGGGTCTGGGCTGGGCGGTGGAACCGGGTGACGTCGAGGGGCTGGCGTCCGCGATGGCCCAAGCCTTCGACGAGCTGGCGTCCGGGAGGCACGAGGCCCGGTGCCGACGGGTCCGGGAGCACTACGAGAGGACGTTCGCCAAGGACCGGCTCCTCGAGCGGTGGAGTGGCCTGCTGGGCGAGGTCGCGGCGGCTCGACGGGTCGAGCAGGAGCGGACGGCATGA